The following proteins are encoded in a genomic region of Labeo rohita strain BAU-BD-2019 chromosome 5, IGBB_LRoh.1.0, whole genome shotgun sequence:
- the slc25a35 gene encoding solute carrier family 25 member 35, which produces MDFVLGGVAACGACFFTNPLEVVKTRMQLQGELKSRGTYQVYYRNVFHAFYTIGKIDGLAGLQKGLVPGLFYQFFMNGVRLGSYAIIESWGYIHTDGRVSAAKSTVSGAIAGVVGAVMGSPIYLVKTHLQSQSTSSIAVGHQYKHRGMMHALLAIHKQHGILGLWRGASAAVPRVSVGSAAQLSTFSASKELVTDLQVFSEGSWLIALSAGMISSVVVVLAMTPFDVVSTRLYNQPVDHFGKGILYRGFVDCFSKTLKKEGMTGLYKGLGASYFRLGPHTILSLLFWNELRTLYHSYS; this is translated from the exons ATGGATTTCGTTCTCGGCGGCGTCGCTGCGTGTGGTGCCTGCTTTTTTACAAATCCCCTGGAAGTGGTCAAAACTCGAATGCAATTGCAAGGAGAGCTGAAAAGCCGAGGAACCTACCAAGTATATTATAGGAATGTGTTTCACGCCTTTTACACGATAGGAAAAATAGATGGACTGGCTGGTCTTCAGAAAGGTTTAGTTCCCGGGttgttttatcagttttttaTGAATGGGGTCCGGCTGGGGTCTTACGCCATCATCGAGTCCTGGGGCTACATTCACACGGACGGAAGGGTCAGCGCTGCGAAGAGTACAGTGTCCGGGGCCATTGCCGGTGTGGTGGGCGCTGTAATGGGCAGCCCGATTTACCTG gtaaaaacacatcTCCAGAGTCAATCCACTTCCTCTATTGCAGTTGGACACCAGTATAAGCACAGA GGAATGATGCATGCTCTATTGGCCATCCACAAACAGCATGGAATTCTGGGTTTGTGGAGGGGTGCAAGTGCAGCAGTCCCAAGAGTCAGTGTGGGGTCAGCTGCTCAGCTCTCTACTTTCTCTGCCTCTAAAGAGCTGGTCACTGACCTACAG GTGTTCTCTGAGGGCAGCTGGTTAATAGCTCTGAGTGCTGGCATGATCAGTAGTGTTGTGGTTGTATTAGCTATGACCCCTTTTGATGTGGTCAGCACACGACTCTACAACCAACCCGTGGaccattttggcaag GGCATATTATATAGAGGTTTTGTGGACTGTTTCTCTAAGACGTTAAAGAAGGAAGGCATGACTGGTTTGTATAAAGGTCTCGGAGCCTCCTACTTCCGCCTCGGACCTCATACCATCCTTTCTCTACTTTTCTGGAATGAGCTGCGCACTTTGTACCATAGCTACAGTTAG
- the tmem141 gene encoding transmembrane protein 141 isoform X1, with product MVNLGLTKVDDAVVAKHPGLQQYAACQSYAFMKGTASFILGTAGLFFAQRALQKRIPYPLQWNILVSIVSSSVFSYSVTRWETMKCSDLWLFLETGNVPDRNSPKEEPPIPATPADPKVTRYGDVME from the exons ATGGTCAACCTTGGTCTCACTAAAGTAGATGATGCGGTTGTAGCAAAGCACCCG GGTTTGCAGCAGTATGCCGCTTGTCAGTCTTACGCCTTTATGAAAGGCACAGCAAGCTTCATACTAG GCACAGCTGGTTTATTTTTTGCACAGCGAGCACTTCAGAAAAGAATCCCATATCCCCTTCAGTGGAACATTCTAGTGTCTATTG TTTCTTCCTCAGTATTCAGCTATTCAGTAACTCGCTGGGAAACCATGAAGTGCTCAGACTTGTGGTTATTTCTTGAGACCGGAAATGTTCCTGACAGAAACTCGCCTA AGGAAGAACCACCAATTCCTGCAACACCTGCAGATCCCAAAGTCACACGATATGGGGATGTGATGGAATGA
- the tmem141 gene encoding transmembrane protein 141 isoform X2, with translation MVNLGLTKVDDAVVAKHPGLQQYAACQSYAFMKGTASFILGTAGLFFAQRALQKRIPYPLQWNILVSIVSSSVFSYSVTRWETMKCSDLWLFLETGNVPDRNSPSKN, from the exons ATGGTCAACCTTGGTCTCACTAAAGTAGATGATGCGGTTGTAGCAAAGCACCCG GGTTTGCAGCAGTATGCCGCTTGTCAGTCTTACGCCTTTATGAAAGGCACAGCAAGCTTCATACTAG GCACAGCTGGTTTATTTTTTGCACAGCGAGCACTTCAGAAAAGAATCCCATATCCCCTTCAGTGGAACATTCTAGTGTCTATTG TTTCTTCCTCAGTATTCAGCTATTCAGTAACTCGCTGGGAAACCATGAAGTGCTCAGACTTGTGGTTATTTCTTGAGACCGGAAATGTTCCTGACAGAAACTCGCCTAGTAAGAATTGA